The DNA sequence AACATCACAACGCAAACCCAACCCTGGGATGTGACGCAGTCGGCCAGCATTATTGTTGGAACACCTGCTGAGGCTCTTGACTTAAATAACTCCAGCCTTGTGGCTCTATCTAAATCGATTCAGACGCTTAAGGGTTTTAATGTCTCAACTTCAAGCGAACAATGGCGCACAACGTTTAATACGCTTTCAAGCCAATCAGATAAGGCAGTTGATTACATCGCTAGCGAACGCAGCGCAATAGGTTCACAGCTTAATCGTGTCAGTGATATCAATAGCAATTTAAGAATGCAAAGCATTGATCTAGGCAAATCAAAATCAGTTCAAACTGATGCTGACTTCGCCCAAGAATCTGGAAATCTTGGCAAAGGATTTATCAGGGAGTACGCCGCTACTAGCGCCATGAGAGTCGCTAACGAAATGCCTAGCGTGGTGAAGACCTTGATTAAACTCTGGGATGATATTAAGCCTTAAGCAAAGATTCATTCCCACATCAAGAAGGCCCTCACTGAGGGCCTTCTTGATGTGTATTCTATTGAGAACTGATTGCTAAATATTTTTATATTTCTAGGCTTTTTGATTTACTAAGCCACTACTAAATTGCGGCAAGCTTTGAGCTATTTTTAAAAGCTCCGGCGAAGGCATTTGACGCACAACTTCTCCAGTTTCCGGATTGGTCACGGTCACCACATGGTAACCAGTGGTGCCATCAACTGAAAACTTGAGATCACGCCCCATAGACTGTACAAAACTCTGAATTTGCTCAACTGCTTTATCAATCGCAATCTTAGTGGCTTGTGCAGTTTCGGCAACATTAGATGGCTTAATTTCAGTACTGGCAACTTTAGAGACAACTTCAGCATCAGAGGGGATATTCGGAGCAGCTACTTTGACTGGTGCGGGTGCAGGTTGCGCAGGCGCAGCAGTGCTTTGAGCCACACCTTGATACTGTGTGCTCGCAAAGTTTGCTGATGAAATAACTGCGTCCGACATTTTTTCCTGCGTTTCCTTTTATGTAATACCTATATCTATTGATGCTACCTGTGCAAATCTTCATACGGAGGGCTTGCATATCGATTGATACGGTAATTATTTAGAAAGTGTTTAGGTATTTTTACAAAAATATTTCAGATTTAATTAAATCCTATTTAAATCAATGACTTATATAGGAAAAAGATTTTATAAAAGTCTAAATATTGGGCTGTGATTTCTTGCTCTAAGGGGAAATTTTATAAATGAGGCAAAAGCTGCCCCAAAAGGCGGCAAATATTGCCATTTTTGGTGTTTTTTACCCTGAAATACGGTATATTTAGGGCTGTTGGGGTATCTGACTACTAGATATGGTGAGCCCCCACTAATTTAGCTTTATTTGGGCTGCAATTAATCATTTATCGGGCAAAAGACCTATCGCATGAAAATTCTGGGTTTTGACACCTCTAAGCTGCCGAGCCCCTCGGCACAAGGCGCCATACCGATTCTGGTTCTCTTAGTGCTGGTCATGATGCTGGTGCCTTTGCCAGCAGTCATTTTGGATGTGCTCTTTACCTTTAACATTGCCCTATCAATCATTGTTCTGTTTACAGCGATCAATATCAAAAGCTTTAAGGACTTTGTTGCTTTCCCGACAGTATTACTGCTCACCACGCTCTTACGACTATCGCTGAACGTTGCCTCTACACGTATTGTTTTGATGGATGGTTATAAAGGAACGGATGCCGCAGGTAAGGTGATTGAAGCCTTTGGTGTTTTCTTGATTGGTGGCAATTTTGCAGTCGGTATCGTGATCTTTATTGTGATCACCATCATCAACTTTGTTGTGATCACTAAGGGCTCGGGCCGCGTTGCTGAAGTCTCTGCACGCTTTGCCTTGGACTCCATGCCTGGTAAACAAATGGCAATTGATGCCGATTTAAATGCGGGCCTCATTCAGCAAGACGAAGCCAAATCACGCCGCGCCGATGTGGCGCAAGAAGCTGACTTCTTCGGCTCCATGGATGGTGCTTCCAAGTTCGTCCGTGGCGATGCCATGGCCGGCATCATGATTTTGGTCATCAACCTCATTGGTGGATTGATGATCGGCGTCCTGCAGCATGGTATGGATTTTGCCAAAGCACTTTCTACTTTTGCATCACTGACTATTGGTGATGGCTTAGTAGCACAAATTCCGGCGCTCGTGATCTCTACAGCAGCCGGTATTTTGGTTACCCGCGTTTCGACTGAAGATGACTTTTCTGGTCAGGTCTCGAAACAGTTTGAAGCCAATAGCAATGCACTGGGTGTTGTTGCTGCAGTGCTAGGCATCCTAGGTATCTTGCCGGGCATGCCGCATTTCATCTTCCTAGCTTTTGCGACGCTCTTTGGGGGTCTGGCCTATCTGACGCACCAGCGCATGAAAAAAGAAGCTGCGGCTGCTCAAATTGCTGCTACCCAGCCGACAGCCCATGAAGAACTAGAGTGGAAAGATGTTCCGATTGTGGAGCCTTTATGTTTGGAATTAGCTTATCGACTCATTCCCCTGGTTGATAAAGGTGATGAAAGCGATCTGATTAAACGAATTAAAGCGATTCGTCGTAAATTTGTTACACAAGTGGGTTTCTTGATTCCATCGGTACACATTCGCGACAATCTGCAGTTGAGCGCTGAGAGTTATCGGATCTTGCTCTACGGCGCAGAAATTGGTCGCGGCCAATGTTTGCCTGATCGTCTTTTGGCCATTCAACAAAGCGGTACAGAAAAGATTCCCGGTATTGAAGTTAAGGATCCAACCTTTGGCATGCCAGCAGTTTGGATTGAACGTAGCTTGCGTGATGAAGCCATTGCCAAGGGCTACACGGTAGTTGAACCTGCGGTTGTAATCACCACACATCTAGATCACTTAATTCATCAGCATGCTGCAGAACTTCTAGGCCGCCAAGAAACCCAAGACTTACTTGATCACTTTAAGATGAGTTACCCAAAATTGGTAGAAGATGTCGTTCCTAAGGTTGTCACCGTCGCACAATTACAGCGTATCTTGCAGTTACTTCTAGAAGAAAATGTGCCTATCAAGGATTTGCGGACCATCCTGGAAGTCTCGAGCGAATATGCCGGCAAGCTAAATGATCCGCTCGAAATCTTGCCGCATATTCGGTATGCACTACGCCGCACGATTGTGCAAGATACTCTGGGTGACGGGGTTAATTTTCAAGTCTTGGGTATTCAACCAGAATTTGAGCAGCTCATTGAGCAAGCTATTGGCACCGGCGCCATTGCTCCTGATGGCCTGATTGAACCTGCTTTAGCTCGCATGTTTGGCGAAGAGGTCATTCAAGGGGTGCAGGAAATGGAAAACCAAAATTTACCCCCAGTGATCGTCAGCGGCACCCGAACCAGAACTACGATTTCTCGGATTGCCCGCCGAGTTTGTCCACAGGCGGTTGTACTGGCCTTGAGCGAACTACCTCCTACTGGTAATTTGGCTTTTTATAAGGTTCTTTGCTCCCAAACAGGCAAAACCACCTAAAATCACTATTAAATAGAATTACTTCGGAGTTAACGCATGGGCCCCCAAAAATTTATAGCAGCCAATACCGCTGAAGCCTTGCAGCTCATCCGAAATGAGATGGGCCCTGACGCCATGGTGCTCTCTACAAAAGACACTAGCCAAGGCGTTGAAATCATTGCCATCACCTCACATGATTTGTCCAATTTATCTGCCCGATCAGAGGTGCTAGATCCTTCATTTGGTGAGGCTGATGCATTTTCAGAGCGCTCGCTTGTACGCTCTGGCTTGCAAGCAAAGTTTGATAATGCAATTGCACGCCGTGCCCCAGAACCAGAGGCAAAAGCAGCTCAGCCTGTTCCCGCAGGCGCATTGCGTCGCAATCCCGCTCGCACAGAAAACAAAGTTGCAAGATCTATTAGAGCACCAGGTGCAGAAGCCTTTCTTCCCACGTCATTTAATAATGCCGAACGTATTGCCAGGGGGGACGTCAATGTCATCAACCCCTCAAATAACGATTCAATCTTTAGCGCTAGCTTAGCGGCCAACACCAGGGCGTCGCAAGAAGTTGCTGCACTCAACGCACTTCGTAGCGCTGCTCAAAGCGCATCGCAAGCCCAGCGTAGCTTTGCACCTAGTAATTTTATAAATCCAACATCATCGATATCTGCAGAACCCTCTGCAACACCCACCCCCGTCACTGCTGCCGCACCCGCTTCAGATAACTCCCCTAAGGTGGAAAAACTATTATCCGAAATCAGCGAAGTGAAGCAACTCTTGCAGTCGCATGTGGCAGGCAGTTTTTGGGGCAATATTCAACAGGGCAATTCTCAAATTACCGAAGTTGTAAAACATTTACTGAATAGCGGCTTCTCGCCTAAGCTTTGCGCCGAAATTTCACAAAACTTGCCTGAAAATCTAAGCTTGGCGCATTTGATTAAAAATGCGCGCGAACAAGTGAAATGCATGATCAAAATTTCGCATGCGTTTGACACCTTTGATCGCGGTGGCGTTTTTGCATTCATTGGCCCAACAGGGGTTGGAAAAACGACTACAGTTGCCAAGGTTGCGGCTCGTTGTGTATTGCGCTATGGCCGCAATCAAGTTGCGCTTCTCACAACCGACACCTATCGTATCGGCGCCCAAGAACAACTCAAGACTTATGCCAAAATTCTAGGGCTATCTGTAACCGCCGTTCGCGATAGTGAAGACTTGGCTGCCAAAATTAAAGATTTCTCTAATCGCAAAATTATTTTGCTCGACACTGCAGGCGTCAGTCAGCGAGATGCTTTAATGGTCGAGCAAGCAAGTCTTTTGGAGCACGGCTCCAGTAAAGCACGTCGCATTTTGGTCATGAGTAGCACGACGGATTTGCGCACGCAAGAGGAAGTCATCAATCTTCACAATCAAGCAATGCAAAATACTAATGGCGAAAAATTGGATTCTGTCATCCTTACCAAGATTGATGAAGCGGCACATCTAGCCCCCGTTATTGATAGCGTGATTCGCCATGATCTATCGGTGCTGTTTGTATCGAATGGCCAACGTGTTCCGGAGGATCTCAGTCAGCCTGACGTCAATTACCTCAGCCATCGTGCAATGGCTATGCGCGCTTTTTCAGAAACTTTCTCGATTACAGACGAGCAAGTGCCCGCATTGCTATCAGATCATTTAGGCGACTGGATTCGCAAAGTGAACCAATGAGCACAGTAATTAATGGTGGCGGCAACGATCAAGCAGCAGGATTGCGAGATATTTTTGGCGCAGAGCTTTGTCAGATCATCTGTATTGCCAGTACATTGGATCCCGATTCAACCATTCATCTAGGGCACGGTACAGCACATAGCATCAAACAGCTAGGACATCGTGTTTTACTGGTAGACGAGGTGCCCCTTGCGGATCGCAAAACGATGTCTGGATTTTTATATCCAGTGCGCTATGACCTCGGCCAAGTCTTTACCAATTCGATTGACCTACCGCGCAGCGTTAAGCAGATTGAAGAGAATCTTTGGTATGCCACCAGCGTCAAGCTACGCCCTGAAATTACCAACCGTTTTGCTAAGCACCCTCCTTTAGATGAGCGCCTGCTGACCCACGAATTCAATATTGATTACGTAATCTTTCCAACCATTGATCCCCAGGCCAATGTGGTGTCTTATCTTGGCAGCAATGTAAAACGTATTCTGGTAACTGCCACTGACCATGCATCTCTCAAAAAAGCCTTAGTGATGGTTCGCCAAATGGCCAGCTTGCAGCTTAACGAGCCCTTTGCCGTTCTCATTGTTGGCGGCGAAGACGAGTCCGCTGGTTTAGCCGCTTTTGAAAGACTGCAATCTGCTTCGGAAACAGCCTTAGAGCAACCACTGGAATCGATCGGCTGGATCAAGTCATTGACTGCCGAGCGCGTTGAAATTGACACTGATGACATGAGCTTAAATCCAGTGCGCAAAGGGGTAAAACAAGAATTTGTTCTGCCGCAGGGATTTTTTAAAGCAATCTCTGCCAAAATAACGGCTTAAACAAATAACGACAATATTATTTAGTGAGCCGTGATTGAAGCCATCGAGTTACTCTGAATCCATAGATATCAATCAGGCCATCAAAGAGCATCTGCCCCTAGTTAAGCGGATTGCTCACCAGATCTGCTCACGCCTACCTCCGAATGTTGAAGTCGATGACTTAATTCAAGAGGGGCTAACGGGCTTATTAGATGCTCTCACCCGCTATGAACCTCAAGCAAATTTAGCTTTTGAAGCCTATGCCAGAACCCGAATTCGTGGCGCTATTTATGATGCTTGCCGTAAAAATGATATCTTGCCACGCAACCAACGTGACGAGCTTGAAGGCTTAGAAAAGATCACCCGTAAACTTGAGCAGCAACTAGGACGCCATCCATCCGAAAAGGAAATTGCTACAACAGCTGAAATGAGCTTAGAGTCTTATTACGCCATCATGGCTAATATGGTTCACCTCATGCCATTGGATGATTTATCCGATGACTTGTTGCCCTCAGATACAGATGCCTCTGATCCCATGCGCGCTGTCGCAATGACTCAACTAGCTGAGCGAATTGCCACCATTCTTGAGGGCCTGCCAGAAAACGAGCAGTTGGTCTTTGCGCTCCATTATCAAGAAGATCTTTCTTACCGGGAGATCGCACAAGTCATGAACATCACCCCTGGACGGATCAGTCAAATCCATACCCAAGGCATGATTCGCATTCGGGCAAAACTGAAAGTCTAGAGGCGCGTTAACTCAGATTTAGTTCACTACAAGCATTTATACAGCCTACGCATATTTTGAATTTTGCCGTACTGGGCTTCAGCAGCATCAAATTCTAGATTGAAATTTCCCTTGTTCGCATGCTGAAACATAATCAACACGCGATGGGCTTGCTCGTGTCCCGCTAAGGTTGCAAGCACTAAATAATAGCAAGCCTTTTTATGGTCCTGAGGAATGTATTCCCCTTTTTCATATAAGCAGCCTAGCGTGTAAGCAGCTTGACGAGAACCTTCCTTAGCGCCCCTTGCTAGGTAGGAGACTGCCTTGGGGGTATCTCGCTTAATACCTTGGGCTTCACCAAGGCCCAGCGCATAAATATTTCCGAGATTGCAATAGGCATCGAGAACCTCTTCTTTAATTGCTTTTTCGTAATACTCAATTGCAGTTTTATAGCTTTGTTTGATTTCGCCCATGCCGCGTTCATGCATGAGCCCTACATTGAAGTGGGCATAACCATTTCCAAGGCTACTATTCGAGTTCACCCAGGCAAATAATTTACTGATTTGCTCTGCATCCAAATGCCCGTCAAAGCACATTTTAGTCAGAGCAAACTGGGCCTCTTGGTCTAAATCATTAGTTGCTAAATCATAGAAAATTTCAAAAGCAGCTTCATATCTACCCTTGTTTAAATTCATTGTCGCTATGTCTAAGCGAGCACTATCCCCATACATACCGACTTCACTCTCTTGAAAAATTGATATCCATTAATACCTTGAGGGTATTACGCTTTTTTGGATAAAACTCCGCCCACTGATCCTGGAACCCCACCATCACTGCCATAGGTTGCACTAGGGGCCTGCTGGGCAATAAAGGATTGCATGGCTACACTGCGTTGCATAGCCAAGCGAATTAAATCACCATTGATTTGATGATTCAAAGAGGCCTCATCCAAAAGTCCCAGCAGAATCTTTTTTTGATCATCAGGAAATTGATTGATATCTTCTTTGAGCTTTTGAGCGCCGCCAGGATAAAAGTTGATGGCGTCTAATGCGGCATTAGTTAAATCAAGAGCAGTAGGCAAGCGCTCCATATCATTTGCTTCTAATGCTTCGCGCAAATTTTGGACAGCGTTTGTAATTTCTTGTAAAAAATGACGCAGACCGTCAAATGAGGTTGACAGGTCTTGATCTGTCATAAATGAGAAAACAGGTAGAAAATCTAGATCTTGGAAAAGCGAGCGCGCTATTTAAGCTTGCTGAGACTTTTGGCCAATGGCTGCCACTACATCTTTGAGCATTGCCTGAGAAATTTTCTTGTAGTCGATCTTAAAGTCGCCTGCTGCTACTTGATTACGCAACTTCTCAATCAAAGCTTCATCAGTTACCTTATTGGCTGCGGTATCGCTTTGCACTTCAGCCAACTTAGCAGTTAGACTGATATCTAAATTTACGGCTGGACCAGCAACAGCATCTGCTACC is a window from the Polynucleobacter sp. MWH-Aus1W21 genome containing:
- a CDS encoding flagellar protein FlaG is translated as MSDAVISSANFASTQYQGVAQSTAAPAQPAPAPVKVAAPNIPSDAEVVSKVASTEIKPSNVAETAQATKIAIDKAVEQIQSFVQSMGRDLKFSVDGTTGYHVVTVTNPETGEVVRQMPSPELLKIAQSLPQFSSGLVNQKA
- the flhA gene encoding flagellar biosynthesis protein FlhA, which encodes MKILGFDTSKLPSPSAQGAIPILVLLVLVMMLVPLPAVILDVLFTFNIALSIIVLFTAINIKSFKDFVAFPTVLLLTTLLRLSLNVASTRIVLMDGYKGTDAAGKVIEAFGVFLIGGNFAVGIVIFIVITIINFVVITKGSGRVAEVSARFALDSMPGKQMAIDADLNAGLIQQDEAKSRRADVAQEADFFGSMDGASKFVRGDAMAGIMILVINLIGGLMIGVLQHGMDFAKALSTFASLTIGDGLVAQIPALVISTAAGILVTRVSTEDDFSGQVSKQFEANSNALGVVAAVLGILGILPGMPHFIFLAFATLFGGLAYLTHQRMKKEAAAAQIAATQPTAHEELEWKDVPIVEPLCLELAYRLIPLVDKGDESDLIKRIKAIRRKFVTQVGFLIPSVHIRDNLQLSAESYRILLYGAEIGRGQCLPDRLLAIQQSGTEKIPGIEVKDPTFGMPAVWIERSLRDEAIAKGYTVVEPAVVITTHLDHLIHQHAAELLGRQETQDLLDHFKMSYPKLVEDVVPKVVTVAQLQRILQLLLEENVPIKDLRTILEVSSEYAGKLNDPLEILPHIRYALRRTIVQDTLGDGVNFQVLGIQPEFEQLIEQAIGTGAIAPDGLIEPALARMFGEEVIQGVQEMENQNLPPVIVSGTRTRTTISRIARRVCPQAVVLALSELPPTGNLAFYKVLCSQTGKTT
- the flhF gene encoding flagellar biosynthesis protein FlhF, producing the protein MGPQKFIAANTAEALQLIRNEMGPDAMVLSTKDTSQGVEIIAITSHDLSNLSARSEVLDPSFGEADAFSERSLVRSGLQAKFDNAIARRAPEPEAKAAQPVPAGALRRNPARTENKVARSIRAPGAEAFLPTSFNNAERIARGDVNVINPSNNDSIFSASLAANTRASQEVAALNALRSAAQSASQAQRSFAPSNFINPTSSISAEPSATPTPVTAAAPASDNSPKVEKLLSEISEVKQLLQSHVAGSFWGNIQQGNSQITEVVKHLLNSGFSPKLCAEISQNLPENLSLAHLIKNAREQVKCMIKISHAFDTFDRGGVFAFIGPTGVGKTTTVAKVAARCVLRYGRNQVALLTTDTYRIGAQEQLKTYAKILGLSVTAVRDSEDLAAKIKDFSNRKIILLDTAGVSQRDALMVEQASLLEHGSSKARRILVMSSTTDLRTQEEVINLHNQAMQNTNGEKLDSVILTKIDEAAHLAPVIDSVIRHDLSVLFVSNGQRVPEDLSQPDVNYLSHRAMAMRAFSETFSITDEQVPALLSDHLGDWIRKVNQ
- a CDS encoding FliA/WhiG family RNA polymerase sigma factor; the encoded protein is MKPSSYSESIDINQAIKEHLPLVKRIAHQICSRLPPNVEVDDLIQEGLTGLLDALTRYEPQANLAFEAYARTRIRGAIYDACRKNDILPRNQRDELEGLEKITRKLEQQLGRHPSEKEIATTAEMSLESYYAIMANMVHLMPLDDLSDDLLPSDTDASDPMRAVAMTQLAERIATILEGLPENEQLVFALHYQEDLSYREIAQVMNITPGRISQIHTQGMIRIRAKLKV
- a CDS encoding tetratricopeptide repeat protein, whose amino-acid sequence is MNLNKGRYEAAFEIFYDLATNDLDQEAQFALTKMCFDGHLDAEQISKLFAWVNSNSSLGNGYAHFNVGLMHERGMGEIKQSYKTAIEYYEKAIKEEVLDAYCNLGNIYALGLGEAQGIKRDTPKAVSYLARGAKEGSRQAAYTLGCLYEKGEYIPQDHKKACYYLVLATLAGHEQAHRVLIMFQHANKGNFNLEFDAAEAQYGKIQNMRRLYKCL
- a CDS encoding flagellar biosynthesis anti-sigma factor FlgM, with the protein product MKVNENAVVIPQNSGVGKATSGSNSTALNPSANKVVADAVAGPAVNLDISLTAKLAEVQSDTAANKVTDEALIEKLRNQVAAGDFKIDYKKISQAMLKDVVAAIGQKSQQA